The following coding sequences lie in one Actinomyces capricornis genomic window:
- the valS gene encoding valine--tRNA ligase, whose protein sequence is MSETSSSERPSRLLPSELHSPRVPDRVSADGLEAAWGERWEEAGIYAFDRSAQRCEVFSIDTPPPTVSGSLHVGHVFSYTHTDTVARFQRMRGKAVFYPMGWDDNGLPTERRVQNYFGVRCDPSLPYDPDFAPPHEGGEGKSIKARDQVPVSRRNFVELCERLTLEDEKLFEALWRRLGLSVDWSHTYQTIGRRARQVAQAAFLRNLARGEAYQAAAPGLWDVTFQTAVAQAELESREYPGFYHRLAFHLVDAEAAQRASAAGAPVEQGPGGTQDVCIETTRPELLAACVALVAHPDDERYQPLFGTTVASPVFGVEVPVLPHPAAERDKGAGIAMCCTFGDTTDIDWWRDLGLPLRAILRKDGRIETETPEWITSQSGRAAYAAMAGKTAFSAREALVAELAASGELRGEPVRTVRQTNFFEKGDKPLEIVTSRQWYIRNGGKEWANPASGKDLADELLERGQELDFHPDFMRVRYENWVKGLNNDWLISRQRFFGVPFPVWYRVGADGEVDYDELIVPEESALPVDPSSDVPAGYTEDQRGRPGGFVGELDIMDTWATSSLTPELATGWLSDDELFAATYPMDLRPQGQDIIRTWLFSSVVRATLEFGALPWRHAGISGWILDPDRKKMSKSKGNVVTPMGLLEKYGSDAVRYWAASARLGMDAAFEETQIKIGRRLAIKLLNASKFALSMGIPWDADEAALAAAPAPSLEASQVTEPIDRAVLAALADVVEAATAAFEDFGHARALEVTEAFFWTFCDDYIELVKDRANDLEGAHGAGAVRSARTTLAIAVDTFVRLFAPFLPFATEEVWSWYRTGSVHRAAWPDAEALHRAAAGADPALVAQAGAALAALRKVKSEAKTSQRTPILSVSLAAAPEYAQAIEAVRTDLIEAAKVTGLLTLDVVEALPEEGTEGGAEADGASPVAVTAVELGQAPAKK, encoded by the coding sequence ATGTCTGAGACTTCCTCCTCCGAGCGGCCCTCCCGCCTCCTGCCCTCCGAGCTCCACAGCCCGCGCGTGCCGGACAGGGTCAGCGCCGACGGCCTGGAGGCCGCCTGGGGCGAGCGCTGGGAGGAGGCCGGCATCTACGCCTTCGACCGCAGCGCCCAGCGCTGCGAGGTCTTCTCCATCGACACCCCTCCCCCCACCGTCTCGGGCTCCCTGCACGTGGGGCACGTCTTCTCCTACACCCACACCGACACCGTGGCACGCTTCCAGCGCATGCGCGGCAAGGCGGTGTTCTACCCCATGGGCTGGGACGACAACGGCCTGCCCACCGAGCGCCGGGTCCAGAACTACTTCGGGGTGCGCTGCGACCCGTCCCTGCCCTACGACCCCGACTTCGCCCCGCCCCATGAGGGCGGCGAGGGCAAGTCCATCAAGGCCAGGGACCAGGTGCCGGTCTCGCGCAGGAACTTCGTCGAGCTGTGCGAGCGCCTGACCCTGGAGGACGAGAAGCTCTTCGAGGCCCTGTGGCGGCGCCTGGGCCTGAGCGTGGACTGGTCGCACACCTACCAGACCATCGGCAGGCGCGCCCGCCAGGTGGCCCAGGCCGCCTTCCTGCGCAACCTGGCCCGTGGCGAGGCCTACCAGGCCGCCGCCCCCGGCCTGTGGGACGTGACCTTCCAGACCGCCGTGGCCCAGGCCGAGCTGGAGTCCCGCGAGTACCCCGGCTTCTACCACCGCCTGGCCTTCCACCTCGTCGACGCCGAGGCCGCCCAGCGCGCCAGTGCTGCCGGCGCCCCGGTGGAGCAGGGCCCAGGCGGCACCCAGGACGTGTGCATCGAGACCACCCGCCCCGAGCTACTGGCCGCCTGCGTGGCCCTGGTGGCCCACCCCGACGACGAGCGCTACCAGCCACTGTTCGGCACGACGGTGGCCTCCCCCGTCTTCGGCGTGGAGGTCCCGGTCCTGCCCCATCCCGCCGCGGAGAGGGACAAGGGCGCGGGCATCGCCATGTGCTGCACCTTCGGTGACACCACGGACATCGACTGGTGGCGGGACCTGGGCCTGCCGCTGCGGGCCATCCTGCGCAAGGACGGGCGCATCGAGACCGAGACCCCCGAGTGGATCACCTCCCAGAGCGGGCGCGCCGCCTACGCGGCCATGGCCGGCAAAACCGCCTTCTCCGCCCGGGAGGCCCTGGTGGCCGAGCTGGCCGCGAGCGGGGAGCTGCGCGGGGAGCCGGTGAGGACCGTGCGCCAGACGAACTTCTTCGAGAAGGGCGACAAGCCCCTGGAGATCGTCACCTCCCGCCAGTGGTACATCCGCAACGGCGGCAAGGAGTGGGCCAACCCGGCCTCCGGCAAGGACCTGGCCGACGAGCTGCTGGAGCGCGGGCAGGAGCTGGACTTCCACCCCGACTTCATGCGGGTGCGCTACGAGAACTGGGTCAAGGGCCTGAACAACGACTGGCTCATCTCCCGCCAGCGCTTCTTCGGCGTGCCCTTCCCCGTGTGGTACCGCGTGGGAGCCGACGGCGAGGTGGACTACGACGAGCTCATCGTGCCCGAGGAGTCGGCGCTGCCCGTCGACCCCTCCTCCGACGTGCCCGCGGGCTACACCGAGGACCAGCGCGGCAGGCCCGGCGGCTTCGTCGGCGAGCTCGACATCATGGACACCTGGGCCACCTCCTCCCTCACCCCGGAGCTGGCCACGGGCTGGCTGAGCGACGACGAGCTGTTCGCCGCCACCTACCCCATGGACCTGCGGCCCCAGGGCCAGGACATCATCCGCACCTGGCTGTTCTCCTCGGTGGTGCGCGCCACCCTGGAGTTCGGCGCCCTGCCGTGGCGGCACGCGGGCATCTCCGGGTGGATCCTGGACCCCGACCGCAAGAAGATGAGCAAGTCCAAGGGCAATGTGGTCACCCCCATGGGCCTGCTGGAGAAGTACGGCTCCGATGCGGTGCGCTACTGGGCGGCCTCGGCCCGCCTGGGCATGGACGCCGCCTTCGAGGAGACCCAGATCAAGATCGGCCGCCGCCTGGCCATCAAGCTCCTCAATGCCTCGAAGTTCGCCCTGTCCATGGGCATCCCCTGGGACGCCGATGAGGCGGCCCTGGCGGCGGCGCCCGCCCCGAGCCTGGAGGCCTCCCAGGTGACCGAGCCGATCGACCGGGCGGTGCTGGCGGCCCTGGCGGACGTGGTCGAGGCGGCCACTGCCGCCTTCGAGGACTTCGGCCACGCCCGCGCCCTGGAGGTCACCGAGGCCTTCTTCTGGACCTTCTGCGATGACTACATCGAGCTGGTCAAGGACCGTGCCAACGATCTGGAGGGCGCCCATGGAGCGGGGGCGGTGCGCAGTGCCCGCACCACCCTGGCCATCGCGGTGGACACCTTCGTGCGGCTCTTCGCCCCCTTCCTGCCCTTCGCCACCGAGGAGGTGTGGTCCTGGTACCGCACCGGCTCGGTGCACCGTGCGGCCTGGCCCGACGCCGAGGCGCTGCACCGGGCCGCGGCCGGCGCCGACCCGGCCCTGGTGGCCCAGGCGGGCGCGGCCCTGGCGGCGCTGCGCAAGGTGAAGTCGGAGGCCAAGACCAGCCAGAGGACGCCGATCCTCTCGGTGAGCCTGGCGGCGGCGCCCGAGTACGCCCAGGCCATCGAGGCCGTGCGCACCGACCTGATCGAGGCCGCCAAGGTCACGGGGCTGCTCACCCTGGATGTCGTGGAGGCGCTCCCGGAGGAAGGGACCGAGGGCGGCGCCGAGGCCGACGGGGCCTCCCCGGTGGCCGTCACCGCCGTCGAGCTGGGCCAGGCCCCGGCCAAGAAGTAG
- a CDS encoding LacI family DNA-binding transcriptional regulator — MAATRAEVARLAGVSPSTVTYVLTGQRSTTPATRARVLRAVEELGYLPNTAARSLASRGLRSVGVLFRRQRTTIDANDLDYVDGVRAALESRGIQVVLPVLSSGAVATELDTMVRSQSVDGAILMDVVRRDLRESLLQEAGLPTVMIGTSGLAGGAPSIDADFDHMALCALEHLRALGHRRILGLMRRVGGRDANAYHAATRGVKRAAARLGMEAVIRSEPDSAPVGVDLVERRGLVEGCTAVVTNNPVAVIGVACATRAYGLRIPEDLSVIALGVTEYRGRSDAAFSECSVDREAMGRTAGEMLLRHARGEPVAPRVLMPSRFIDRGSTAPPA; from the coding sequence ATGGCCGCGACGCGCGCTGAGGTTGCCCGGCTGGCCGGAGTCTCCCCATCCACTGTCACCTACGTGCTCACCGGGCAGCGCTCCACCACTCCCGCCACTCGCGCGCGGGTGCTGCGGGCTGTTGAGGAGCTGGGCTACCTGCCCAACACCGCGGCCCGGTCCCTGGCCTCCCGGGGGCTGCGCTCGGTGGGCGTCCTGTTCCGCAGGCAGCGCACGACCATCGACGCCAATGACCTGGACTATGTCGATGGGGTGCGCGCGGCGTTGGAGAGCCGGGGGATCCAGGTGGTCCTGCCGGTGCTCAGCTCGGGGGCGGTGGCCACCGAGCTGGACACGATGGTGCGCTCTCAGTCGGTGGATGGGGCCATCCTCATGGATGTGGTGCGACGCGACCTGCGTGAGAGCCTGCTGCAGGAGGCCGGCCTGCCCACGGTGATGATCGGGACCTCCGGCCTGGCCGGCGGGGCGCCCTCCATCGACGCGGACTTCGACCATATGGCGCTGTGCGCCCTGGAGCACCTGAGGGCCCTGGGCCACCGGAGGATCCTGGGGCTCATGCGCCGCGTGGGCGGTCGGGACGCCAACGCCTACCATGCGGCCACCCGTGGGGTGAAGCGGGCAGCCGCCCGGCTGGGCATGGAGGCGGTCATCCGCAGTGAGCCGGACAGTGCCCCGGTGGGGGTGGACCTCGTGGAGCGCCGGGGGCTGGTGGAGGGGTGTACCGCGGTGGTCACCAACAACCCGGTCGCCGTCATCGGGGTGGCCTGCGCGACGCGGGCCTATGGGCTGCGCATCCCCGAGGACCTGTCGGTCATCGCCCTGGGGGTCACCGAGTACCGGGGGCGCTCGGATGCCGCCTTCAGCGAGTGCAGCGTGGATCGTGAGGCGATGGGGCGCACCGCTGGCGAGATGCTGCTGCGCCATGCGCGCGGCGAGCCGGTGGCCCCACGGGTCCTCATGCCCTCGCGCTTCATCGACCGGGGCTCGACGGCGCCGCCGGCCTGA
- a CDS encoding glycoside hydrolase family 13 protein, whose protein sequence is MPHFDAPDRADAGAWWRDAVIYQVYPRSFADSDGDGVGDLPGIRQHVGHLAALGVDAVWLSPFYPSPQVDAGYDVSDYCGVAPEYGTLEDFDALVGDLHAAGMRVIIDLVPNHSSWDHPWFRQALAAGPGSPERERYLFRHSPGAEPNNWGSLFGGPAWQEVEPLTGRAEDRGWWYLHLFAAEQPDLNWANEEVRASFRDILRFWVARGVDGFRVDVAHGLAKAPGLPDDDLGPDRWNVAGAAQGGAVEKRPDSGPAFNQPGVHDIYREWRRVLDELGPDLLLVAEAWVEPEEESALYVRPDEMGQAFNFAFLRAGWRAAEIRRVIDASLAANGAVGAPTTWVLSNHDVVRHTTRFGYPPGTPTDPGIGPGDPQPDTALGLARARAATVFMLGLPGGAYLYQGEELGLPEHTAIEDQARQDPTWARTGGAVRGRDGCRVPLPWSREGDSCGFSSTGRSWLPQPQGWGAYSPPAQEPDPDSTLSLYRRCLALRRELGLGRGDLRWLSTPPGVLALRNQGTTIVLNTTGTDYHHREPGSLLLASWAAGEEGRGGPARLRSDGVVVPANGCCWWQAEAPALAGRAAGKDQGAGGCGERREADGPTR, encoded by the coding sequence ATGCCCCACTTCGATGCCCCCGATCGCGCCGATGCCGGCGCCTGGTGGCGCGACGCCGTCATCTACCAGGTCTACCCGCGCTCCTTCGCCGACTCCGACGGCGACGGCGTGGGCGACCTGCCCGGCATCCGCCAGCATGTGGGGCACCTGGCGGCCCTGGGCGTGGACGCCGTGTGGCTCTCCCCGTTCTACCCCTCCCCGCAGGTCGATGCGGGATACGACGTCTCGGACTACTGCGGCGTCGCACCGGAGTACGGCACCCTGGAGGACTTCGACGCCCTCGTGGGCGACCTGCACGCCGCGGGCATGAGGGTGATCATCGACCTGGTCCCCAACCACAGCTCCTGGGACCACCCCTGGTTCCGCCAGGCCCTGGCCGCGGGGCCGGGCTCGCCCGAGCGGGAGCGCTACCTCTTCCGCCACAGCCCGGGGGCCGAGCCCAACAACTGGGGCTCCCTGTTCGGCGGTCCCGCCTGGCAGGAGGTCGAGCCCCTGACCGGGCGGGCGGAGGACCGCGGCTGGTGGTACCTCCACCTCTTCGCCGCCGAGCAGCCCGACCTCAACTGGGCCAACGAGGAGGTGCGCGCCTCCTTCCGCGACATCCTGCGCTTCTGGGTGGCGCGCGGGGTGGACGGCTTCCGCGTGGACGTGGCCCACGGCCTGGCCAAGGCCCCGGGCCTGCCCGACGACGATCTGGGCCCGGACCGATGGAATGTGGCCGGGGCGGCGCAGGGCGGCGCCGTCGAGAAGCGCCCCGACTCCGGGCCCGCCTTCAACCAGCCCGGCGTCCACGACATCTACCGCGAATGGCGCCGCGTCCTGGACGAGCTGGGTCCCGACCTGCTGCTCGTGGCCGAGGCCTGGGTCGAGCCGGAGGAGGAGTCCGCCCTCTACGTGCGCCCCGACGAGATGGGCCAGGCCTTCAACTTCGCCTTCCTGCGGGCCGGGTGGCGGGCGGCCGAGATCCGCCGGGTCATCGACGCCTCCCTGGCGGCCAACGGCGCCGTGGGCGCCCCGACCACCTGGGTGCTGTCCAACCACGACGTCGTGCGCCACACTACCCGCTTCGGCTACCCGCCCGGGACGCCCACCGATCCCGGTATCGGCCCGGGCGACCCCCAGCCCGATACCGCCCTGGGCCTGGCCCGGGCACGGGCCGCCACCGTCTTCATGCTGGGCCTGCCCGGCGGGGCCTACCTCTACCAGGGCGAGGAGCTGGGTCTGCCCGAGCACACCGCCATTGAGGATCAGGCCCGCCAGGACCCCACCTGGGCGCGCACCGGGGGCGCCGTGCGGGGGAGGGACGGCTGCCGCGTGCCCCTGCCCTGGAGCCGGGAGGGGGACTCCTGCGGCTTCAGCAGCACCGGCCGCAGCTGGCTGCCCCAGCCGCAGGGGTGGGGCGCCTACAGCCCGCCGGCCCAGGAGCCGGATCCAGACTCCACTCTGAGCCTGTACCGCCGATGCCTGGCGCTGCGGCGCGAGTTGGGCCTGGGGCGGGGGGACCTCCGGTGGCTGAGCACCCCGCCGGGAGTGCTGGCGCTGCGCAACCAGGGGACGACCATCGTGCTCAACACCACCGGCACCGACTACCACCACCGCGAGCCCGGCAGTCTTCTCCTGGCCTCCTGGGCGGCGGGCGAGGAGGGCCGGGGCGGCCCGGCCCGGCTGCGGAGCGACGGCGTCGTCGTGCCCGCCAACGGCTGCTGCTGGTGGCAGGCGGAGGCCCCCGCGCTCGCGGGGCGGGCCGCAGGGAAGGACCAGGGCGCCGGCGGTTGCGGCGAGCGCCGCGAGGCGGACGGGCCCACCCGCTGA
- a CDS encoding carbohydrate ABC transporter permease — MSTSVAAAPTSSTADNGKEYRVKRHIWGQVFSTLGIGLIVIYCLAPFYWMLVSSLRPDAEIFDNSWWPANPSLENYEAVFSAKNNFVSGLVNSLIVSVAVTIIALAVATFTSYALARLDFRGKGMLLMLIIATSMFPLVAIIVPLLKNFSNWGWVDTYQAMIIPDLSFSLPLAVWNLTTFFRQMPQELEQAAMVDGCTPGQAFRKVILPLAAPGIFTTAIIIFIGAWNEFLVAVTMIKNPAMQPATVLLAKFTGATQFNTPFGSQMAAGVVMTLPLVLMVLFFQRRIVAGLAAGGVK; from the coding sequence ATGAGCACCTCAGTCGCAGCAGCCCCGACGTCCTCGACGGCGGACAACGGCAAGGAGTACCGCGTCAAGCGCCACATCTGGGGACAGGTCTTCTCCACCCTGGGCATCGGGCTCATCGTCATCTACTGCCTGGCGCCCTTCTACTGGATGCTGGTCTCCTCCCTGCGCCCCGACGCTGAGATCTTCGACAACAGCTGGTGGCCGGCCAACCCGTCCCTGGAGAACTACGAGGCGGTCTTCTCGGCCAAGAACAACTTCGTCTCGGGCCTGGTCAACTCACTCATCGTCTCGGTGGCGGTGACGATCATCGCCCTGGCGGTGGCGACCTTCACCTCCTACGCGCTGGCCCGCCTGGACTTCCGGGGCAAGGGCATGCTGCTCATGCTCATCATCGCGACCTCGATGTTCCCCCTGGTGGCCATCATCGTGCCGCTGCTGAAGAACTTCTCCAACTGGGGCTGGGTGGATACCTACCAGGCGATGATCATCCCGGACCTGTCCTTCTCCCTGCCCCTGGCGGTGTGGAACCTGACGACCTTCTTCCGCCAGATGCCCCAGGAGCTGGAGCAGGCCGCTATGGTCGACGGGTGCACCCCGGGCCAGGCCTTCCGCAAGGTCATCCTGCCGCTGGCCGCCCCCGGCATCTTCACCACCGCGATCATCATCTTCATCGGCGCCTGGAACGAGTTCCTCGTGGCCGTCACGATGATCAAGAACCCCGCGATGCAGCCCGCCACGGTGCTGCTGGCCAAGTTCACCGGGGCCACGCAGTTCAACACCCCCTTCGGCTCGCAGATGGCCGCCGGAGTGGTGATGACCCTGCCACTGGTCCTCATGGTGCTGTTCTTCCAGCGCCGCATCGTGGCCGGACTGGCCGCCGGGGGCGTGAAGTAG
- a CDS encoding carbohydrate ABC transporter permease, whose translation MTTHTPAQAADPHHRSKGAKAQSRLAMILIAPTVLVLTIVIVIPIIQSLIQSLYGKPGLDPETGFYTEGEPFIGLENYTNIFTAAGSRFWTAMLNTTLFGVVTVVLETILGVAMALIMHRAMRGRGIVRASILVPWAIPTAVSAILWGWIFNQNGVANAILGQHIMWASGNWGAKWAIIIADVWKTAPYIGLLTLAGLQVIPDEVYEAAKIDGANAWKRFTAITLPLVKPALVVAVLFRALDALRMFDLPYILIGPRKASVETMSMLVQDEASNTRYGSAAAYALILFLYVFIIAFAFVKILGADLGASTERKPRKGAKLPVTAFLPKRRRPADGSAAQGANRSQS comes from the coding sequence ATGACCACCCATACGCCGGCCCAGGCGGCCGATCCGCATCACCGCTCCAAAGGGGCGAAGGCCCAGTCGCGGCTGGCGATGATCCTCATCGCCCCCACCGTCCTGGTCCTCACCATCGTCATCGTCATCCCCATCATCCAGTCCCTCATCCAGTCCCTGTACGGCAAGCCCGGGCTGGACCCCGAGACCGGCTTCTACACCGAGGGCGAGCCCTTCATCGGGCTGGAGAACTACACCAACATCTTCACCGCTGCGGGCAGCCGCTTCTGGACGGCCATGCTCAACACCACGCTCTTCGGCGTGGTCACCGTCGTCCTGGAGACGATCCTGGGCGTGGCCATGGCCCTCATCATGCACCGCGCCATGAGGGGCCGCGGGATCGTGCGCGCCTCCATCCTGGTGCCCTGGGCCATCCCCACCGCCGTCTCAGCCATCCTGTGGGGCTGGATCTTCAACCAGAACGGCGTGGCCAATGCGATCCTGGGCCAGCACATCATGTGGGCCTCGGGGAACTGGGGCGCCAAGTGGGCGATCATCATCGCCGACGTGTGGAAGACAGCGCCGTATATCGGCCTGCTGACCCTGGCGGGGCTCCAGGTCATCCCCGACGAGGTCTACGAGGCCGCCAAGATCGATGGCGCCAACGCCTGGAAGCGCTTCACGGCCATCACCCTGCCCCTGGTCAAGCCGGCCCTGGTGGTCGCGGTCCTCTTCCGCGCCCTGGACGCCCTGCGCATGTTCGACCTGCCCTACATCCTCATCGGGCCGCGCAAGGCCTCGGTGGAGACGATGTCCATGCTGGTTCAGGATGAGGCCTCCAATACGCGCTACGGCAGTGCGGCGGCCTATGCGCTCATCCTCTTCCTCTACGTCTTCATCATCGCCTTCGCCTTCGTCAAGATCCTGGGAGCCGACCTGGGCGCCTCCACTGAGCGCAAGCCGCGCAAGGGCGCCAAGCTCCCCGTCACCGCCTTCCTGCCCAAGCGCCGTCGTCCCGCCGACGGATCCGCTGCCCAGGGAGCGAACAGGAGTCAGTCATGA
- a CDS encoding ABC transporter substrate-binding protein: protein MATFPRRRFMQGSTLAIALACAAACSNKGSGSSSGGPVAFEGTGPITWVQGKDNSGGKVQERIDEWNKLYPDEEVKLIELSAEADQQRSEFINNAQTGSSSYDVISVDNIWVSEFAANQWIVELPADELKNDDIIQAVWDTGVYREKFYAMPFATDAPIMFYRKDLLDQAGAKVPTTWDEVKAAVDAVRKLEGYESIGGFGGQWAKYEGLTCNISEFIHTAGGAFYDEQGKLMLNSPESIAGMTNAVNGFKDGYIPKEALEWKEEDGRNAFESGKVLFYRQWPYQYANNLENLGTEKFGVAALPSIDGKDFVPTLGGHNCGITTNCKNKATALKFVKWFTNEESERYALDTQTLAPILGSLYEDAEMLEKFPYLPILKDSLDKAKGRPHAVQYGDVTAAIQDATYPAIKGETTAEEAIKSMETTLQGIES, encoded by the coding sequence ATGGCTACCTTTCCCCGCCGCCGTTTCATGCAGGGATCGACGCTAGCGATCGCGCTGGCATGCGCGGCCGCCTGCTCCAACAAGGGCTCCGGATCCTCGTCCGGAGGGCCGGTCGCCTTCGAGGGGACCGGGCCGATCACCTGGGTGCAGGGCAAGGACAACTCCGGGGGCAAGGTCCAGGAGCGCATCGATGAGTGGAACAAGCTCTACCCCGACGAGGAGGTCAAGCTCATCGAGCTGTCGGCCGAGGCCGACCAGCAGCGCAGTGAGTTCATCAACAACGCCCAGACCGGCTCCAGCAGCTACGACGTCATCTCCGTGGACAACATCTGGGTCTCGGAGTTCGCCGCCAACCAGTGGATCGTCGAGCTGCCGGCCGATGAGCTGAAGAACGACGACATCATCCAGGCGGTGTGGGACACGGGCGTGTACCGCGAGAAGTTCTACGCCATGCCCTTCGCCACCGACGCCCCCATCATGTTCTACCGCAAGGACCTGCTGGATCAGGCCGGTGCGAAGGTGCCCACCACCTGGGACGAGGTCAAGGCCGCCGTCGACGCCGTGCGCAAGCTGGAGGGCTATGAGTCCATCGGCGGCTTCGGCGGGCAGTGGGCCAAGTACGAGGGCCTGACCTGCAACATCTCGGAGTTCATCCACACCGCCGGCGGCGCCTTCTACGACGAGCAGGGCAAGCTCATGCTCAACTCCCCCGAGAGCATCGCCGGGATGACCAACGCCGTCAACGGCTTCAAGGACGGCTACATCCCCAAGGAGGCCCTGGAGTGGAAGGAGGAGGACGGGCGCAACGCCTTCGAGTCCGGCAAGGTCCTCTTCTACCGCCAGTGGCCCTACCAGTACGCCAACAACCTGGAGAACCTGGGCACGGAGAAGTTCGGCGTGGCCGCCCTGCCCAGCATCGACGGCAAGGACTTCGTGCCCACCCTGGGCGGCCACAACTGCGGCATCACCACGAACTGCAAGAACAAGGCCACCGCCCTGAAGTTCGTCAAGTGGTTCACCAATGAGGAGTCCGAGCGCTACGCCCTGGACACCCAGACCCTGGCCCCCATCCTGGGCTCCCTCTACGAGGACGCCGAGATGCTGGAGAAGTTCCCCTACCTGCCGATCCTCAAGGACTCCCTGGACAAGGCCAAGGGCCGCCCCCACGCCGTGCAGTACGGGGACGTGACCGCCGCCATCCAGGACGCCACCTACCCGGCCATCAAGGGGGAGACCACCGCCGAGGAGGCCATCAAGTCCATGGAGACCACCCTCCAGGGCATCGAGAGCTGA